One part of the Candidatus Woesearchaeota archaeon genome encodes these proteins:
- a CDS encoding 50S ribosomal protein L22, whose product MTTYKYAWNGTAESVAKCVGLDLPISTKAAVHLCSFLRGKDMQEAKKLLEGVIQKTSAVPYKRYNDNVGHRKGIGPGRYPVKASEIFKNLLQSVEANAQSKGLNTNQLTIVHICAHNAPLRWHFGRWRRRRMKRTHVEIVVQEKPEVKAAQKQKKTAGQKEPRRVKKVKVQEPQPKPSSAPKEAEKND is encoded by the coding sequence ATGACAACCTACAAGTACGCGTGGAATGGAACTGCAGAATCTGTTGCAAAGTGTGTTGGGTTAGATTTGCCCATATCAACCAAAGCAGCAGTTCATCTTTGTAGTTTTTTACGTGGTAAGGATATGCAAGAGGCAAAAAAACTCCTTGAAGGGGTTATTCAAAAGACATCCGCCGTTCCCTATAAACGATACAATGATAATGTTGGCCACCGTAAGGGGATTGGTCCTGGAAGATACCCGGTAAAGGCATCAGAGATTTTCAAAAATCTCCTTCAATCGGTCGAAGCAAATGCGCAAAGTAAAGGGTTAAACACCAATCAGCTTACCATTGTGCACATCTGTGCGCATAATGCTCCTCTTCGTTGGCATTTTGGAAGATGGAGACGTCGTAGGATGAAAAGAACGCATGTTGAGATTGTTGTCCAAGAAAAACCAGAAGTAAAAGCAGCACAAAAACAAAAGAAAACAGCCGGTCAAAAAGAACCCCGCAGAGTGAAGAAAGTGAAGGTCCAGGAACCTCAACCCAAACCATCTTCAGCACCCAAAGAGGCAGAGAAAAATGATTGA
- a CDS encoding 30S ribosomal protein S19: MKKEFTYRGKTIEELQALSLKELMNLFPARQRRSLSKERPLLHKRFFQNLEKRKDNVKTQCRDIIIMPSMIGKTVRVYNGKSFEPVIIVPEMIGHYLGEFVLTRRKVAHNAPGIGATRSSASLSVR, encoded by the coding sequence ATGAAAAAAGAATTTACCTATCGCGGAAAAACAATCGAAGAACTTCAGGCCCTGAGTCTTAAGGAGCTCATGAACCTTTTCCCTGCACGACAAAGGAGAAGCTTATCCAAAGAGCGTCCTCTCCTTCATAAGCGATTTTTCCAGAATCTGGAGAAAAGAAAAGACAATGTCAAAACCCAATGTAGGGATATCATTATTATGCCCTCAATGATTGGAAAAACCGTTCGTGTATATAATGGAAAAAGTTTTGAGCCTGTAATCATAGTTCCAGAAATGATTGGCCACTACTTAGGCGAATTTGTCCTTACCAGAAGAAAAGTTGCCCATAATGCGCCTGGTATCGGAGCAACCCGATCGAGTGCAAGCCTGTCTGTTCGTTAA
- a CDS encoding 50S ribosomal protein L2: protein MGKNLIQQRRGRGTSVYRAPSHRYKGFITHKPFRQETAKGVVTDLIHCAGHSAPLATVRYEDGEQALIPAAEGLAVGEAVMTGTEAEERVGNTMHLKNIPEGTLIYNIELNPGDGGKFVRSSGTFARVVAKTKGMITVLLPSKKRRDFLPDCRATIGIIAGSGRPEKPFVKAGKKYHAARAKNKLYPRVAGLAMNAVDHPFGGSRTSKKGKPTVAPRNAPPGRKVGKIRPRRTGWLRR, encoded by the coding sequence ATGGGAAAAAACCTAATACAACAGCGAAGAGGAAGAGGAACTTCAGTCTATCGTGCTCCAAGTCACCGGTACAAGGGATTTATTACCCATAAGCCGTTCAGACAGGAAACTGCGAAAGGTGTTGTCACCGACCTCATTCATTGTGCAGGTCATTCTGCCCCCCTTGCAACGGTTCGATATGAGGATGGCGAGCAAGCACTCATTCCGGCAGCAGAGGGTCTTGCTGTTGGCGAAGCAGTTATGACTGGAACTGAAGCAGAGGAACGGGTAGGAAATACCATGCATCTCAAGAATATCCCTGAAGGAACGCTTATCTATAATATAGAGCTGAACCCCGGTGATGGGGGCAAGTTCGTACGATCTTCAGGAACATTTGCTCGAGTTGTAGCGAAAACAAAAGGAATGATTACCGTATTATTGCCATCAAAAAAGAGACGAGATTTCCTCCCCGACTGCAGAGCAACCATCGGAATTATTGCAGGGAGTGGTAGACCGGAAAAGCCATTTGTCAAAGCAGGGAAAAAGTATCACGCTGCAAGGGCAAAGAACAAACTTTATCCGAGAGTGGCGGGTCTTGCGATGAATGCTGTTGACCATCCTTTTGGAGGAAGTAGAACCTCTAAAAAAGGTAAGCCAACCGTTGCACCACGAAATGCTCCTCCGGGCCGTAAGGTTGGAAAGATACGCCCACGAAGAACAGGGTGGTTACGAAGATAA
- a CDS encoding 50S ribosomal protein L23: MDPYQIVKNPLSTEKSIRLIESQNKLIFVVDRQAKKQEIKEAIEQLFRVKVQHVNTVITPHGQKRAYVTFHKDTPARDVATNLGMM; encoded by the coding sequence ATGGATCCCTACCAAATTGTTAAAAACCCACTGTCAACAGAAAAATCGATTCGTCTTATAGAGTCTCAAAACAAGTTAATTTTTGTAGTTGATCGTCAAGCGAAAAAACAGGAGATCAAGGAAGCAATCGAACAACTATTTCGGGTAAAGGTTCAGCACGTAAACACCGTTATTACGCCTCATGGCCAGAAGCGTGCCTATGTTACCTTTCATAAAGATACTCCTGCACGTGATGTGGCCACAAATCTCGGAATGATGTAA
- a CDS encoding 50S ribosomal protein L4 — protein sequence MSISNTEVGTVSLPQQFEEELRPDLIKRAVLAVQSNRRQRYGAYPEAGMQTSAKLSRRRRDYKGSYGHGISRVPRKIMSHSGTQFNWVGAFAPGTVKGRRAHPPKAEKSWAKYINTKERKKAIRSALAATVMPNVVAERGHHLPEHYPFVVEDKLEDMAKTKEVVAVLASLGFSQELARASQRKVRAGKGTMRGRKYRTKKGLLVVVGKSCPLRNAAKNIPGLDVALVHRLNAELLAPGTACGRVTLYTKSAIEALRKERLYL from the coding sequence ATGAGCATTTCCAATACTGAAGTAGGGACGGTATCCCTGCCCCAACAGTTTGAGGAAGAGCTACGACCGGACTTAATTAAGCGGGCCGTGCTTGCTGTCCAATCGAATCGACGACAGAGATATGGGGCTTATCCTGAAGCAGGAATGCAGACCTCGGCAAAACTCTCCCGTCGAAGAAGAGACTATAAGGGGTCTTATGGTCATGGTATCTCTCGTGTTCCTCGAAAAATTATGTCACATAGTGGGACCCAGTTTAACTGGGTTGGTGCATTTGCCCCTGGAACGGTTAAAGGAAGACGTGCACACCCCCCAAAAGCAGAAAAAAGCTGGGCAAAATATATTAATACAAAGGAACGAAAAAAAGCAATTCGGTCTGCACTCGCTGCAACCGTTATGCCTAACGTTGTTGCCGAACGTGGACATCACCTTCCTGAACACTACCCGTTTGTGGTAGAAGATAAGCTCGAGGATATGGCTAAGACAAAAGAAGTTGTTGCAGTACTTGCCTCATTAGGCTTTTCTCAGGAACTTGCACGTGCTTCCCAGAGAAAGGTGCGAGCAGGAAAGGGTACGATGCGAGGAAGAAAATATAGAACGAAGAAAGGTCTTCTCGTTGTCGTTGGAAAATCCTGTCCTTTGCGCAATGCAGCCAAGAACATTCCTGGACTGGATGTCGCATTAGTCCATCGCCTTAATGCAGAACTCCTCGCTCCGGGTACAGCATGTGGAAGAGTTACCCTCTACACAAAAAGTGCCATAGAAGCACTTCGAAAAGAACGTTTGTATTTATAG
- a CDS encoding 50S ribosomal protein L3: protein MSKRNAPRRGSLQFWPRVRAKRAYPRVGTWATIPTAKLLGFAGYKVGMTHLLIVDNKSTSKTKGQEIFCPVTVLECPPLKIAALRFYKKTLSGSVVVAEVPVVVDAELGRKITVSKKDLSQKLGDVEKTLQQYDDLKILMYTQPKLTGFGKKKPELFEVGIGGSLQEKFAYSKGFLGKEIPVTAAFQEGQFIDVHAVTRGKGFQGPRRRFGVMLRSHKSEKSRRNPGNVGPWTPKKASWRVAHAGKMGYHNRVDYNKWIIKIGDQAKDIVPKGGFLRYGNVKSTYVLVKGSIAGPSKRLIRLTTAIRAPTPHHEAPTVAYTSLASKQ from the coding sequence ATGTCAAAAAGAAATGCTCCTCGAAGAGGAAGTTTGCAATTTTGGCCGCGCGTTCGAGCTAAACGGGCCTATCCGCGGGTGGGCACTTGGGCAACGATTCCAACGGCAAAGTTGTTGGGATTTGCCGGTTATAAGGTGGGGATGACGCATCTTTTGATCGTGGATAATAAATCAACATCAAAAACAAAGGGTCAAGAGATTTTTTGTCCGGTGACTGTTCTTGAATGTCCGCCCCTTAAAATTGCGGCATTGCGTTTTTACAAAAAAACATTGTCTGGTTCTGTGGTTGTTGCTGAGGTTCCTGTTGTCGTTGATGCTGAGCTTGGAAGAAAGATTACCGTGTCAAAAAAAGATCTTAGTCAAAAGCTTGGCGACGTTGAAAAGACCTTGCAACAGTATGACGATCTCAAGATTCTTATGTACACCCAACCAAAGCTAACGGGTTTTGGAAAAAAGAAACCTGAACTCTTTGAGGTTGGTATCGGTGGTTCGCTCCAGGAAAAGTTTGCCTATAGTAAAGGGTTCCTTGGTAAGGAAATACCCGTTACCGCAGCATTCCAAGAGGGACAATTTATCGACGTTCATGCAGTTACTCGTGGTAAGGGTTTCCAAGGCCCACGAAGGCGCTTTGGAGTTATGCTCAGGAGCCATAAATCAGAGAAAAGCAGAAGGAATCCAGGAAACGTTGGACCGTGGACACCAAAAAAGGCTTCTTGGCGAGTTGCTCACGCAGGAAAAATGGGGTATCACAATCGTGTGGATTATAACAAATGGATCATCAAAATAGGAGATCAAGCAAAGGACATCGTTCCTAAAGGCGGCTTTCTCCGCTATGGAAACGTTAAAAGTACCTATGTTTTAGTCAAAGGGTCTATTGCAGGTCCATCAAAGCGATTAATTCGTCTTACTACGGCAATAAGGGCCCCAACACCGCATCATGAAGCCCCAACCGTTGCTTATACGAGCTTAGCATCAAAACAATAA
- a CDS encoding flap endonuclease-1 → MGVQITEILSMKEISLEGLSGKVIAVDTYLFLYQFLTTIRGRDGSPLTDAQGRVTSHLTGIFTRTCSLLEMGVKLVYVFDGKPPLLKEKERERRSQAKVDALVRYEQAVKEHDVEAMKKYAARTVRLSSEMVSEVKELIQALGLPVVEAPSEGEAQAAEIVKQGDAYAVASQDADVLLFGCPRLIRNVSLAGRRKKSSRLDYQTITPELIDLYENLRLLQLTQDQLIVLGMLVGTDYNLGGIKGIGPKHALTLVQQYRTDFDALFAHVRWDDTFSYPWRGVYNLFRQIPTTKNYTLVWKPIDEKKVLDILVQEHNFSQERVLHTLGKITEKTAASKQRQLGEFS, encoded by the coding sequence ATGGGCGTCCAAATCACTGAAATCCTTTCAATGAAAGAAATTTCTCTTGAAGGCCTTTCAGGAAAGGTCATTGCCGTAGACACGTATCTTTTCCTCTATCAATTTTTGACCACCATTCGTGGGAGAGATGGAAGTCCGCTGACCGATGCACAAGGAAGAGTTACTTCACACCTCACCGGGATATTTACGCGGACGTGTAGCTTACTTGAAATGGGCGTCAAGTTAGTCTATGTTTTTGATGGTAAACCTCCATTATTAAAAGAAAAAGAGCGAGAAAGGAGGAGTCAAGCAAAAGTCGATGCGTTAGTGCGTTATGAGCAAGCAGTGAAGGAGCACGATGTTGAGGCCATGAAAAAATACGCTGCCCGAACCGTACGGCTTAGCTCAGAAATGGTGTCAGAAGTCAAAGAGTTGATTCAGGCATTAGGTCTTCCGGTTGTAGAAGCACCGTCCGAAGGAGAGGCGCAGGCCGCAGAGATTGTTAAGCAAGGGGATGCGTACGCTGTTGCTTCTCAGGACGCTGATGTTTTACTTTTTGGTTGCCCACGCTTGATCCGCAATGTGTCTCTTGCAGGGAGAAGAAAAAAAAGTTCCCGACTCGATTATCAAACAATAACACCAGAGCTTATTGATCTTTATGAAAATTTACGTTTATTACAACTTACCCAAGATCAACTGATTGTACTCGGCATGCTTGTGGGCACCGATTATAATCTCGGCGGCATCAAGGGTATTGGACCAAAACACGCACTTACGTTAGTACAACAATACCGTACTGATTTTGATGCATTATTCGCTCATGTTCGCTGGGACGATACTTTTTCTTATCCGTGGAGAGGTGTTTACAATCTCTTTCGTCAAATACCAACAACAAAGAACTACACCTTGGTGTGGAAACCAATCGATGAGAAAAAAGTACTGGACATTCTTGTTCAAGAACACAATTTCAGTCAAGAGCGAGTACTCCACACCCTAGGGAAAATCACTGAGAAAACAGCAGCAAGCAAACAACGGCAGTTAGGAGAGTTTTCTTAG